Proteins encoded by one window of Amaranthus tricolor cultivar Red isolate AtriRed21 chromosome 4, ASM2621246v1, whole genome shotgun sequence:
- the LOC130810396 gene encoding uncharacterized protein LOC130810396, with protein MTLKTLPNIFQNHHHHQQQQSSSTTLLVLSPFSWLFLNRRRRIFFLILTSPVLIPLLCFCFPLICLCQLWFCISRRQQNRRRDDLGLRRCEEGREQDDYNDHDQSEEREIGWILLQRYLEDQLGLVGSVVSVYDCADHDDFVDVDDQIIHDDETRQPFLI; from the coding sequence ATGACCCTAAAAACTCTACCGAATATTTtccaaaatcatcatcatcatcaacaacaacaatcatCATCAACAACTCTATTAGTATTATCGCCATTTTCATGGCTATTTCTCAACCGTCGTCGTCGAATTTTCTTCCTGATTCTAACCTCACCTGTACTAATTCCtcttctttgtttttgttttccgTTAATTTGTCTCTGTCAACTCTGGTTCTGTATTTCCCGACGTCAACAAAATCGACGGCGAGATGACCTTGGGTTACGGCGATGCGAAGAAGGAAGAGAACAAGATGACTACAATGATCATGATCAGAGTGAAGAGAGAGAAATCGGATGGATATTGTTGCAGAGGTATTTGGAAGATCAATTAGGGCTCGTTGGAtctgtagtttctgtttatgaTTGTGCTGATCatgatgattttgttgatgTTGATGATCAGATTATTCATGATGATGAAACTAGACAACCTTTTCtgatttga